The following coding sequences lie in one Apium graveolens cultivar Ventura chromosome 3, ASM990537v1, whole genome shotgun sequence genomic window:
- the LOC141711168 gene encoding uncharacterized protein LOC141711168 — translation MQQQMALELETEHQKRPKLRTMLAELFRFNFVLPEDYVPVMDDETTKLVSLGHENWLPLAERLVGWTKEVRVRTSGIHDTFYYHGDKKYRTFKDVKRYIYLGYPPCLENADEPLERLALNQPDPRQEKSP, via the exons CAACAGATGGCTCTAGAGTTGGAGACGGAACATCAAAAACGACCTAAACTAAGAACCATGTTAGCTGAACTTTTCCGGTTCAACTTTGTGTTACCAGAAGACTATGTTCCGGTGATGGACGATGAG ACCACAAAGCTTGTATCGCTTGGCCATGAGAATTGGCTTCCTTTAGCTGAAAGGCTTGTTGGCTGGACAAAAGAAGTTCGTGTTCGTACCAGCGGGATTCATGATACT TTCTATTACCATGGAGATAAGAAGTATCGAACTTTTAAAGATGTGAAGCGTTATATCTATCTGGGGTACCCCCCATGCTTGGAGAACGCAGATGAACCATTG GAAAGGTTAGCCTTAAATCAGCCAGATCCAAGGCAGGAGAAAAGCCCCTAG
- the LOC141715232 gene encoding uncharacterized protein LOC141715232, whose translation MKKWGRPLEGWIKINVGYIGQGNTENIGVACIARDDIGRFLGARSFNYRGYTQIREAEVVGLRDALVWMEKWRTTNCIFELDVKLVLKVIYNNKGRSNFHSIIDDCVSLLQYFENVLVVHEYRSSNNVAHMSARVAFSMTGHME comes from the coding sequence ATGAAGAAATGGGGTCGACCACTTGAGGGTTGGATAAAAATCAATGTAGGTTATATAGGTCAGGGTAATACGGAGAATATAGGAGTGGCTTGTATAGCTCGTGATGACATTGGAAGATTCTTGGGTGCTAGAAGTTTTAATTATCGGGGGTACACACAGATTAGAGAGGCAGAAGTAGTGGGACTTCGTGATGCATTAGTATGGATGGAAAAATGGAGAACTACGAACTGCATATTTGAATTGGACGTGAAACTGGTGTTGAAGGTCATCTATAATAACAAGGGAAGATCGAACTTTCATAGTATTATAGATGATTGTGTGAGTTTACTTCAATATTTTGAGAATGTGTTAGTTGTGCATGAATATCGATCTTCGAATAATGTAGCTCATATGTCGGCTCGAGTTGCATTTTCTATGACAGGTCATATGGAATGA